Genomic window (Parcubacteria group bacterium CG10_big_fil_rev_8_21_14_0_10_36_14):
GGACATAGCATATTAAATATTGCTTCTTTAAGCGGTATGGAGGATTTATGGCAGATTGATGAAACTGGAAACTTTATTACAAAGGGAGAGATAATAAAAACGATAGCAACTTCTGTTGGTGATAAAGATTTTTATCCTGTATATAATGAAGATCCGACAATAATGTTAAATGGTTCGGGTGAACTTCTAAATGGTGAAGCACGCATTATGTTTGATCCAGCACTTTCAGAAATTATGGACCCGAATGAATTACTTTCCGTGACTATCTCAATGACATCAGAAGGAGCGCAAGGGATTTATGTTGCGGAAAAATCGATTGCCGACATATTGGTAAAAGAAATAAATGGCGGGATGGGAAGCGCGAGGTTTGATTATATAATAATAGCAAAGAGAAAAATGAGTAATATAGCCCCCCCACCTAACCTCCCCCCGAGTACAGAGGGAGGAGAGGATACTACAACAAGCACCTCTACTCCGGAATCCGGTGGATTTGAAAATTCTCTTTTAGCAGGCAATACAACTTCCACGCAAGAAACAGCGACCAGCTCGCCGGAATCTTCTGTCATTGCGAGCGACAGCGAAGCAATCTCGTCAACAACTTCTACTGAAGAAGGGATATTAGCGGAAGGCACTGATATTGACCAACAAATTGCAGATCTGGAAGAATCTATATCAGAATTGCAAAGATTGATAGATGAGGCATCTGTCATTACTGGGACATCTTCATCATTCACTAACCCAGCTTTATCTGATAGTATAGTAATAGAAGAAAGCACGAGCTCTACACCCGTAGTGACAGCGCCTGCAGATGAAACATCTACAAGCACGATAGCGGGGATATAAAATAAAAAAGTATCAATTATCAATGTTCAATTATCAATAAATTTTAAAGTTCAAATTCTCCAATTATCACTTTTCATTTTAAATTGGTCGTTCATTGACCATTAATTATTGCCTGCCCCGCACCAAGCCATTTGGAAAATATTATTTTAAGATAACGTAAGCCGAAGGCGATGCCGTGAGATAGATTATTGGTTTATAATAAATTATCTTTGGGCTTTGGTGCTGGGGGTTATTGATTATTTCTTTTTTAAATTTTTATGCAGAAAAAAATTACAATTATTATTGTAGGGTTATTGTTCCTTATCGGAGGCGGTTTTATGTTGGGCAAGTTTTTACCGGAGAAAGAAACCTTTGAAGCATCTGCAAACGCCAATTTAAGAAATGGGTTAGTCGCATTTTATAAATTTGACGAAACGGGCTGGACTGGAGTAAGCAATGAAGTGATAGACAGCTCGGGAAGGGGTAATTATGGGTGTGCATACAATGGCGCCGATACAGCTGCCATTGCCAAATTTGGCAGATCCGGCGAATTTGATACGACGAATTATGTACGAATAGCAAATTCGGACACACTGGATATTACAGGCGAAATAACATTATCAGCATGGATTTATCCGCTATCGGATGTCGTGGGTGGAAGTATTATTAAGAAACCTTGGGTTAGCAATGTTAACCCATGGCGGACTTATCAAATATATAGAAGCAGTAGTAATGCGTCGAGTTTTTGTATTACAAATAGCAGCAATGTAAGTGTCTGCGCGAATGCGTCAGCGAGCACGCCATTAAATACCTGGAGTCTTGTAACAGGTACTTATGATGGTTCAAAAGTCAAGTTTTATACCAATGGTATCTTTGACCATGAAGCTATTCAAACTGGCAGTATAAAATCAAATAGTGAAGATGTGTATATCGGTTTTAATTCAAACTACACCCCACAAAGTTTTGATGGATATATTGACGATGTCCGTATTTATAACCGCGCACTTTCCGCAAGCGAGGTCGCAACACTGGCCGGCTCGTACAAGGTAGAATCTATAACCAAAAATGATCTTGTCGGGCATTGGTCAATGGACGCAAACGATATAAGCGGGATAACGGTCTATGATAAGTCGGGATATGATAGTAATGGCACAAAGTCAGGTTCTTCCGGAGGTAATAATACCCCGGCATTATACCGAGGTCAAATAAAAGAAGCACTTGATTTTGATGGGACAGACGATAGAGTTTCAATCGCTGAAAATAGTAATCTTTATATTTCTGGAGATATAACATTATCCCTTTGGTTAAATGCAGATAGCTTTGTAGACTATGCCAGAATGATAATGATGTCTAACTTTTCCGAAAATGAATCTGACAATATTTTGTATATGTTGAATACGTTTTCTACGGGTGACTTATACATAGGACATGAGTATGGCGCAGGTATCAATCAAATTTATATAATCAACACAAATCTCAAGACAAATCAATGGTACAACGTGTCTCTTGTTAGGAGCGCAGCCCAAAAAAAATATTATTTTTATATAAATGGTGCATATTTTTCAGAGCAAGCGTATGATTTTAATCCTACCGGCGGTTCTACCAGTGATTTAAAGTTTGGCGGAGAGAACTATTGGTATAATGGGAGATTAGATGATATACGTATTTATAATTATGCGCTTTCTGCTCAGGAAATAGCCGCTCTTTATAATTCTGCAAAAGAAAATCATATTACCTCCGCACCAAAAACCGGTCTTGTTGGTTGGTGGACAATGGACAATAATAATATTTTTGGTGCAAGGGTATATGATTCAAGTGGAAGTAATACTCATGGGACAATGATTGGGACAACAACCTCTACTGGTCAGATTGGGCAGGCAAGAATTTTTGACGGAACGGATGATAATATCGTTTTTACAAGTTATCCTACTGGCGACATAATATCTTTTGGAGCTTGGGCGAAAACTTCACAGCTTGGTTATCAAACTCTTATTGATAACCAATATGCAGGAGCATTAAATCCGGGAATAAACATATTTATAAATACAGCGTCAAATTTTCCAATTTGTCGTTTTGATGATGGGGTAGTTAATCCGACAGCGTATGACGACACTATGAATATAGTAGATGGACAGTGGCATCATATCTTTTGCACAAAAGATGCGAGTGATAATAAGAAAATTTATGTAGATGGTGTTTTAAAAAAAACTGATACCACCGCGATGGGTGATATGTCGAGTTCTGACAATATGTATATAGGTTCATATAATGGAACAACCGGCGGACCATGGAACGGCTCGGTTGATGATGTTAGGATTTATGATCGCGTCCTGTCTGCAATAGAGGTGATGCAGTTATATGAAGCAACAGGCAAAACTTATGTTCGTTAAAGGGTGAATTATCAATAAAATTAGTTAAAATAAAGGCACTTTTGTCAGCAGGCAAGAGTGTTTTTTGTTATTGTTGAGTATTGTTTGTTACCCTTGACAAAATCATTAAAATATGCTATAGTTAATTATCAATAGAACATTAACAAATTTAGCCAAAATTGGCTAAAAATACACAAAAAAGGAGTAAACAATGAAAGGCTTTTATATTCTTGTGTGTCTGTTGGCTTCCATGTGCTCTTGCGGAGGAAACTATTCAACAACGGAATACGTCGAGCCCAAGAGTGACTGCACGGAGATCCAGATCATTCAGGCCAGCAAAAAGCCGGTCTCCATCAAGGTCTTTCTTGATCCGGGAAGCTCTCTTGACGGCGCGTTCATCATGAATGCGCTCAACTCCTTTTGGAGAGAAGTCGGCGTAACAGTAGAAAGGGTCAATGCGCCGGAAGAAGCCAAAATCGGCGTGGTCTTCGTAAAGGGATCACCGGACTGCAAGAGTCCGGTTGAGATGGGTCGACTGCAGTATAAGTATTGGGCAGATATGGACGACATCATCATCTTGGAGAACTGCTTCCAGCTTCCTCAGTACAAAGAAAGATTCCCAAGTGCGATTTCTCATGCGCTTGGCAATCTGATGGGTATTGAGGAGTATCCGGACTTCTGTAGTCAGGGCGGATTAATGCGTACGAGTGTCGCAAGAATGTCCGGTACGATTCCTACTCGCCTCGCCAAAGAAGACAAAGACTCATTCTATCATCGTCTGCGCTACTCCAATAGTTGGGAGTATCTTACCATCTGCGTGAAGAAGGCGACGTGGGAGCAGGGAGTCTACATTCCTCGTCCAGAAGAAGTTCAGACCGTAAGATTTTGGGCTGATTCCAAGCTTTCTGCTGTTTCAATCAAGTCTCACCTCAACAAGTATTTCAAGCTGTTCGGTAAGAAGTTTGAAATGGTGGGGCAAGAGGAAGCAGAGTTCGTGGTAAAGTCATGGGATTCGGAATACAACACCTGTAGTCCGATGGCAATCACGTACAGGTCGCTGAGCGAAATTCAGCTCAAGCCTGAGCAGGGATGTTTGGAGCTCAGGTCGGATTCTGAGTTGGATGCGACAGTTGTTTCTCATGAAGTCGCTCATCTTTTTGGAGTCAACCACGTTCCGGATTGGTGTGGAAACGCCATCATGGATCCACACCTCAACCCGGGACCATTCTTCACCCCAACCGATGTGAGGGCGTGGGGAGCTCGAGATGTTAGCTCGTCTGTCCTTGAGCGACCAGATTACACGCTTTACATCAAGAACGAAAAAGCCACTTACATAAGGAGGATAGAAATCAAAAGAGAACTCTAACAAAACATCAAGCAGTTCTTGCTATTGCAGAGCTGCTTTTTTTTATACTATAATGATGAAAGCGCGTTATATTATAAATAGTGGGATAATAGAATTATAAAATATGATATATTTTGCGGAACTTGGACAAAATCCAGAATTGTCATTGGCAGAGATTCTGGCAGTTTATCCAAAAATAAAAATTTTATTCAGAACCGATAAAGCGGTTATTTTTGAATCAAGTGAAGAACCGAATATTGAGAAATTGGGCGGAACACCAAAATTAGGCAAAGTGATAGGCGAGGGCAAATCGTTAAAAGAAATTATTTTAACCGAATTGAAAAAAGAATCAAAAGAAAAAAAGATATTTTTTGGTATTTCTTTTTACGGCGCAAAATCGGACAATAATTTAGGCAGAACTATAAAAAATATTTTGACAGATGACGGGTATAAAGTTCGCTGGGTAACGGGGAAAGAAAAAATTTTGTCCAGCGTAATTGTAAAAACAAATAAGCTTTTAAGACGCGGAGGAGAGTTTTGTATTCTCCCCTCGTCCTCCCTTTCTACGAGGGGGAGGAAAGAGGAGGGGGTTTGGGTAGCAAAAACAATTGACGTGCAAGATTTTTTTGATTATGAATTTCGTGATATGAAACGTCCGGCTCGAGACCTTGTCTCCGGAATGACTCCGCCAAAACTTGCAAAAATGCTTATCAATCTTGGTGGCGCTTCGGATGAGGTGCTTGATCCTTTTTGTGGAAGCGGAACGCTTTTGATGGAAGCCGCACTTTTGGGAATAAAAGATATTTATGGTTCGGATATTAGTGAAAAAGCAGTAGATGATAGCAAAAAAAATATTGTCTGGCTAAAAGAGAAGTATCAACTATCAAGTATGGCTTTTTCGGAAATAAAAAAATGTGATGTTAACAATTTACAAGAATGTTGGCAGAAAAAATTTAAATTAATTGTTGGTGAGCCATATCTTGGTCCGGCGATACGAGGTGGGCTTTCTTTTGAAAAGGCAAAAAATTTACAAAAAGAATTAGAAGAAAATTATGATAGATATTTGAAGGGATTATCAGACAGCCTGAAAAAAAATGGAAAATTAGTTTTGATAGTTCCGTTTATGATAACCGCTGAAAAGATTTTTTATCTTGATATAGATATAAAAAAATACGGACTTGAATCCATACATGAACTAATACTTTATTCTCGTCCCGACCAAAAAATCGGTCGGCAAATTTATATTTTGAAGAAAACTTAAACGTCTCAACCCATTGAGGCGTTTAATAATCTGTTCCCGATTCATCGGGGACACCTGCGTTCATAATTCGTAATTAATAATTTGTAATTATATTTTAGGTTGCAAATCGAAAATGGCAAACATCACCATCTTTGATGATGTATTCTTTTCCTTCAAGGCGCATAGCGCCTTTTTCTTTTGCTCCCGTTTCGCCGTTATATTTTATAAAATCATCATAAGCTATAATCTCGGCGCGGATAAAACCTTTTTCAAAGTCTGTATGTATTCTTCCGGCAGCTTGAGGTGCGCTTGCTCCACGACTGACAGTCCACCCGCGCGATTCTTTTTCTCCGCTGGTAAAAAAGGTAATTAAATCCAAGATTTTGTATCCTTCTTTTATAAGAGCATCAAGTCCGGATTCTTTGAGCCCGAGTTCTTTGATATATTCTTTTCGGTCGTCATCGCCAAGCTCCGAAAGTTCTAATTCTTGTTTTGCGTTAAGCACCACTTTATTTTTTACATCCAGCTCGTCTGATTTGTCGCTATCTTCTTTTATATTGCATACATAAATAAACGGTTTAGTAGTTAAGAGCTGAAGCGTGGAAACATATTTTTTTTCTTCTTCATCAAAATTCAGTTCATTGGCAAGCAGTCCTTTTTCTAGAGCGTCTTTTATTTTTTCCAAGATTGCCAATTCTTTTTCCAATGCTTTTGTCATTCCAGATTTGGATTTTTTACTTATGTTTTCCAAATGTTTTTTTATGCTTTCCATGTCGGCAAAAATTAATTCGTAATTTATAATTTCTACATCATCCTTGGGACTTATTACATTGGCGACATGGATTATATCTGAGTCATCAAAAGCGCGGACGACTTCACAGATTGCATCAACCTCTCGGATATTTGCCAAAAATTTATTTCCAAGGCCCTCTCCTTTGTGGGCGCCTTTTACAAGTCCGGCAATATCAACAAACTCAACAACAACAGGAACGGTTTTTTCGCTTTTAGAGATTTCTGTTAATTTCAAAAGACGTTCGTCGGGAACAGCGACAATACCTTTATTTGGTTCTATTGTGCAAAAAGGATAATTTGCGCAATCAACCTGCACGCGAGTTATTGCTTTGAATAGTGTGGACTTGCCGACATTCGGTAGCCCGACTATCCCTATTGAAAATGACATAAATCAGTATAAATTAATGAAAGTCTGCTATTTATGGACCCTAAGGGATCTGCCTGCCGGCAGGCAGGTTAGAACTTTTTTGTTTTAATCACGCAATTTACTTAGTTATTTATGGACCCGGGGGGAATCGAACCCCCTATACCTCCATGCCATGGAGGTGTGTTACCGGTATACTACGGGCCCAAAAATAACTAAATAAAAGTCTAAGGGTATAAATCAAAATAACAGGCTAAATCTTATCCCATATTAGCAAGAAAACCCCTATTATGCAAGATTTAATGTCTATGCTTGCAATTTTTAGCTAAATATGATAAAGTTTAAGAAATACTTCGCCTTAAAAAATTAAACAATAAGTTGATAAGCAGCTCACAATTATTAAAGCAATAATTGTCAGCCGTCTGCTTACTGCGCTTTAATAGTGTTGTAGACAGATAGTCCGTTGTTTGTTAGCGTAATTTATGTACGAACTATTATATATAGTCCCGGCTATTTATACCGAAACAGAACTAAAAAATGTTACGGATAAAATTTCCGGAAAACTCAAGGAGGAAGAAGCGGATATAAAGTTAAATAAGGAGATGGGCAAGCTAAAATTTGCTTACCCGATACAAAAGCAGACAGCCGGATTTTATATCTTGGTTGATTTTGATGCATCTGGCGAAGCGCTTAAAAAAATAAATCGCGCTTTGCAACTAGAAAAAGACATTCTTCGTTTTATGATTACCAAGAAACTAAAGACAGTAAAACCTGTTGAGATTCATGAATTTAAAGCATCGGAAATTGCTCCAAGCGCCAAAAAAGAAAGAAGAGAAAAAACGCCTGTGAGACAACCGAAAGAAAAGGCAAAAATGAAACTTGAAGATATTGATAAAAAATTGGATACATTATTAGAAAAAGAAATAATTTAATAAGCTTTTAGCGTATAGCGTTTGGCGTTTAGGAAAAATATCTTAATCGTTAATCGCTGATTGTTAATTGTTAAATTTATGGACTTAAATAAAGCAATGATAATTGGAAACCTAACAAGAGACCCGGAAGTTCGCACAACTCCTAGCGGACAATCGGTCGCTAATTTTGGACTTGCGACAAATCGCTATTGGACAGATCAGGCCGGAACAAAACAAAGCGCAGTTGAATATCATCATATTGTTGCCTGGGGAAAGCTTGCTGATATATGCGCCCAATATCTTAATAAAGGGAAAAAGGTTTATATTGAAGGCAGGCTTCAGACTCGCGATTGGGAAGGTCAAGATGGCGTAAAAAGAAATCGTACAGAGATTGTCGCTGAAAATTTAATAATGTTGAGCGGAGGTTCCGGTTTTGGCGGAGGCGCAAACCGTCCCGGTGATCCAACTAATCAAAACACTTCAGACGAACCAACCATAGAGCCATTGGAAGGTCCGGAAGAAAATAGCAATGAAGAAGTTAAGGTAGAAGATTTACCATTTTAATAAAACTATATAAACTTGTATGAACAAAAACATAAAATCAAAGCCAAGAATGTGCTACTTTTGTACTAATAATATAAAAGAGATTGACTACAAAGATACAACAACTTTGAAAAAGTTTATTTCTTCTTATGGAAAAATAGTTCCAAGAAAGCGAAGCAGTGTTTGCATGAAGCACCAGAGAAAAATGGCCCAGGCAATAAAACGCGCCAGAATAATGGGATTGCTTCCATTTTTAGTACAATAAGCACTTGGCAGAAAACATCAAGCGTTTAGAAAAAAATATTCTAAGCGCTAATTACTAATAGCTAAATACTAGATTCTATGGCTACAACCGCAGATTTAGAAAAGGGAAAAATAATAAAACATAACGGTGAACTTTATACCGTGATTGAACGCGCTCATCATAAACCCGGCAAGGGTGTAACGGTTGTTCGTTCACGATTAAAAAATCTTGCTACAGGCGCAATGCTGGAGCACACTTTCAAATCCGGTGAGATAGTTGAGTTTCCTGAAACCGATAGAAAAAAACTTCAGTATTTATATAGCGATGCCAATGGTTCATATTTTATGGATATGGCAACTTATGAGCAGATGCAAATCCCCGTCAAAATTATGGACGGAAGAGAAAAATATTTTAGAGAAAGTGAAGAGGCAACGGTTTTGTATTACGAAAACAGGCCGATAAATATTGAGATGCCGATAAAAGTAAAATTGCGTGTCGTAGAAGCTCCGCCTGCAGTAAAAGGGGACACTGCCTCCGGCAATGTATCAAAAGAAGTAAAGCTTGAGACAGGGCTTACAGTAAACGCCCCGATGTTTATAAAAGAAGGAGATGAAATAGTAATAAATACAGAAAAAGGGGAATATGTAGAAAGGGGATAATCTTGGTAGCAGTAATATATAATTTTATTTTAAAACGGGCTAACGCCCGTTTTAAAATATTATATTTTTTAAGTTTTATGAATCCGCTCTTGCCTGCACTGCATCCCAAATTTGTTTTCGTACCTCTTTCATTATTTTTGGATTTTCTCGTAAAAATGATTTTGCAGTTTCACGTCCAACTCCAAGTTTTTCTTCCCCGAACAGATAAGTATTTCCGGATTTTTTAATTACTTCTTCCGCTACTCCGCTATCAATTAAATCTCCGCTTATTGAAATTCCTTCGTTATACATAATATCAAATTCGCAAGTTGTAAACGGTGCGGCAACTTTATTTTTTACAACTTTTACTTTTACGCGATTGCCAATTACGCGTTCGCCTTGTTTTATTTGCGCAGCTCTACGAACTTCAATTCTGATAGAAGAATAAAATTTTAGCGCCATTCCGCCGGTTGTTGTTTCTGGGTTGCCAAAGAAAACTCCTATTTTTTGTCTGGTTTGATTTATAAAAACGATAACAGTTTTACTTTTGGATATAATTCCGGCAAGTTTTCGGAGTGCTTGACTCATCAAGCGAGCTTGAAGACCCATATGACTATCACCCATATCACCTTCAATCTCTGCCTTCGGAGTAAGGGCGGCGACAGAATCAACTACAATTACATCTATAGCATTTGAGCGGACTAATGTTTCAACAATCTCTAATGCTTGTTCGCCGGTATCCGGCTGAGAAATGTAGAGGTTGTTGGTTTGAACGCCTATTTTTTTTGCATAATCAGGATCTAATGCGTGTTCTGCATCAACAAAGGCGGCTGTCCCTCCGAGTTTTTGGACTTCTGCAACAATGTGCTGAGCCAGCGTTGTTTTACCAGATGATTCCGGTCCGTAGATTTCTACTATACGACCACGCGGAACTCCACCAACGCCAAGCGCGATATCCAAAGATAAACATCCTGTCGGGACAACTTCGACAGACATTGCCTTTGCTTCGCCGAGTTTCATTATTGAGCCTTCGCCAAAGCGTTTCTTTATTTGTCCCAGCGCTTCTTCCACGGCCTGAAATTTGAAATCACTTAGTTTGTTCGCCTCCTTGGTTTTCTCTTCTTTGTTTTTTGTATCGGGCATAGAGTTATGTTAATTTGTGGATTTTTAATTTTATACTTTCTAAGTATCATACTAAAGGTTAGTATAATAAAAATTATTTATAAAATTAAAAATTTTAAATTAAAAATTTTATTCTATTTGTAATATAACATTTCTCCAAATAACGTTTTCTTTTGAATATCTATTTATACCTGATATTTTAATTAAATTTAATCCTTTTTGCAAATTGATGTCTTTACTAAAAAGATTTTCATTATTTAAAATTATAGATTCATTATTAATAAAAATTTTTGTGCCGGCGTCTGTTTTGCCCCTTACCTCAATTATTGTGCTGGATGTTGTTTCGCCCTCCTGAGGATAATAAAGCAAAAGCATCGGTGGCTTAAAAATTTTATTTATTTCAAAAATAATATAAATTATAAAGACGCCAATAAGAATAAAACCGATTAGCGCCTTTATAATTCTTGGGACAACGAGCATTAGTTTTCTATCAAGAGCTTTCTGTGGCTCTTTTGTTATTTTTTTCCTTGGAGCCAGTTGTCCTAAAAAAGGTCTGGGATCTACGTTCAAAAATAATAAATATTTTTTGATTATATTTTTTACATATAAAATATCAGGCAGCACATCTGTACTGCCCTCCTCCAAGGCCTTTAAATATTTTAAAGGTATTTTTGTTTTTTTACTAATAGTTTCCAGTGAGATTCCTCGTCTTACTCGCAACTCTTTTATTTCTTTCCAGGGATTAGCGCTTTCACTGGGAATGTAGCGTTTTTTGAACATGAAATTTGTAGATTAATCTTCTTCGTCCTTCTCGTCATCATAATTTTCAATATCATATTTATCTATGACGTTTTCCGTATCTTCGTTGTTTTCATTTTTTTTCGGCGCTTCTTCATAATCGTTTTGATTATGAAGTTGCTCGGTCGCCATCTCTATGCTTGTCAGGTCTTCTTTTCTCATCAGAACTTCTCTTGGTTTAGCTCCGTCGGCTGGCCCTATTACTCCCTGCTCTTCCAAAATATCCAATAGTCGAGCTGCACGGGCATACCCTACGGAAAGACGTCTTTGTAAAAGCGAGGCCGAAGCTTTTCCAGCGTTCATTATCGTATCAATCGCATCTTCCAAAAGTGGATCGCCATCATCGGCGTCAATTGTTATTCCACCGGCCATTTTTACTTTTTGCTTTTCAACAATTTCATTTTGATATTCTGGCGCGCTATAATTTTGTTTTATAAATTTTACAACATTTGTTACATCAGCTTCTGTTACAAAAGCGCCCTGAAGACGCTTTGGTTTGGAAAGCTCCGGAGTTAAGAAAAGCATGTCGCCCTGGCCTAATAATTTTTCTGCTCCACCTGTATCAAGAATAGTTCTAGAATCAACTGCCGAACCAACTGAAAAAGCCACACGGTTTATAATGTTTGCTTTTATTAGTCCTGTGATAACATCAACGGATGGTCTTTGTGTCGCGACAATAAGATGGATTCCGACAGCACGCGCAAGTTGGGCAAGACGTATAATACAGGCTTCAATTTCTACGCCAGAGGTTGCCATCAAATCGGCGAGTTCATCAATGACGATAACTATATATGGCATACTTTCTTTTGCAGAGGCATTATAAGAATTTATGTCGCGTTTGTTTGCGTGAGAAAGAACGTCTAATCGGCGTTCCATTTCCCCGATTGCCCATTTTAAGGAGTTAACTGTTTTTTTAACGTCAGTTATAACGGGCGTTAAAAGATGAGGTACACCATTATAAATAGGAAATTCAACTCGTTTAGGGTCAACTAAGATTAACTTTAAGTCATCCGGACCATTGGAAAAAAGTAAACTCAAAATAATAGTATTTAAACAAACTGACTTTCCAGATCCTGTTGCTCCGGCAACTAAAAGGTGTGGCATTTTTCCCAAATCCGTAACCCAGACATCTCCTGCTACGTTTTTCCCCAAAGTGAAAACAAGATTACCTTTTCTATTTTTAAATTCTTTAGAGGCTAGAAGATCGCGTAGATTTACAATTGCTTTTTCTTGATTCGGGACTTCTATTCCAACAAGAGATTTGCCCGGAATCGGTGCTTCTATACGGATTGGATGAGCAGCCAAAGCGAGCGCCAAATTATTTGATAGACTGCTTATTTTTGAAAGGCGGATTCCCTCATCTGGCTTAAAGGTATACTGAGTTACTGTTGGGCCGATATTGTATGGTCCCATTTCTACATCAATACCAAAATTGCTAAAAGTTTTTTCAATGACAGCGATATTATTTTTCAAATCTCCCGGGCTTGCTTTGCTTATGCGTTTGGAAAGAAGGGTAAGAGGGATATCAATTTTTGCCCGTTTTCTTTTGAGCGGGAGAACAATCCGCTCTCTTCCACCAACATTATCCGGAATGGTTTTTTTTATTTCTTTTTCTGTCTCAGTTTCATCGTCATCATCTTCATCTTCGTCCCCATCGTCATATTCTTTGCGGGCAAATGGAGAAAAGTCTTTATTTTTGGAGCTGGCAATAAGCTCGTATAAGTTTTTAAATAATTTATAGATGAAGGTTCCTATAAATTTTATAATTGCAAAAACAGTTTTTATTGATGTATTAAAAACAATCACAAGTGAAATCAAAAGTAATGCAAGCGTTATAAGAACTGCGCCGGAAAATCCAGTAAACTGCAAAAGAGGATAAGAAAGAAAGAGTCCGACATATCCTCCGCCTTGTCCGAGCTGACTGGCAGCGATAAGGTCTGTGTCGTGATATGCAAGTAGGTGGATAAAGCCATTTAAACTGCAGAAAAAAAGAAGAAGGCCGACGTAGGTCATAATTTTTACGCCTTTACCAAGATAAGCAAGTCCTGCCAAAACTATAAGCGAGATAGAAAATACAAGACGAAGCGAACCAAAAACAACAGCCAAGGCGTTATCTAAGATTCTCCCCGCTTGTCCGACAAAACCAAAAAAACTCAAAATTCCCAAAGCCCCAATTGCTAAAAGTACTATAACGAAAATTGCCTTTTTTGCTTCTGG
Coding sequences:
- a CDS encoding redox-regulated ATPase YchF encodes the protein MSFSIGIVGLPNVGKSTLFKAITRVQVDCANYPFCTIEPNKGIVAVPDERLLKLTEISKSEKTVPVVVEFVDIAGLVKGAHKGEGLGNKFLANIREVDAICEVVRAFDDSDIIHVANVISPKDDVEIINYELIFADMESIKKHLENISKKSKSGMTKALEKELAILEKIKDALEKGLLANELNFDEEEKKYVSTLQLLTTKPFIYVCNIKEDSDKSDELDVKNKVVLNAKQELELSELGDDDRKEYIKELGLKESGLDALIKEGYKILDLITFFTSGEKESRGWTVSRGASAPQAAGRIHTDFEKGFIRAEIIAYDDFIKYNGETGAKEKGAMRLEGKEYIIKDGDVCHFRFAT
- the rpsF gene encoding 30S ribosomal protein S6 — encoded protein: MYELLYIVPAIYTETELKNVTDKISGKLKEEEADIKLNKEMGKLKFAYPIQKQTAGFYILVDFDASGEALKKINRALQLEKDILRFMITKKLKTVKPVEIHEFKASEIAPSAKKERREKTPVRQPKEKAKMKLEDIDKKLDTLLEKEII
- a CDS encoding single-stranded DNA-binding protein encodes the protein MDLNKAMIIGNLTRDPEVRTTPSGQSVANFGLATNRYWTDQAGTKQSAVEYHHIVAWGKLADICAQYLNKGKKVYIEGRLQTRDWEGQDGVKRNRTEIVAENLIMLSGGSGFGGGANRPGDPTNQNTSDEPTIEPLEGPEENSNEEVKVEDLPF
- the rpsR gene encoding 30S ribosomal protein S18 translates to MNKNIKSKPRMCYFCTNNIKEIDYKDTTTLKKFISSYGKIVPRKRSSVCMKHQRKMAQAIKRARIMGLLPFLVQ
- the efp gene encoding elongation factor P, with translation MATTADLEKGKIIKHNGELYTVIERAHHKPGKGVTVVRSRLKNLATGAMLEHTFKSGEIVEFPETDRKKLQYLYSDANGSYFMDMATYEQMQIPVKIMDGREKYFRESEEATVLYYENRPINIEMPIKVKLRVVEAPPAVKGDTASGNVSKEVKLETGLTVNAPMFIKEGDEIVINTEKGEYVERG
- the recA gene encoding recombinase RecA, with product MPDTKNKEEKTKEANKLSDFKFQAVEEALGQIKKRFGEGSIMKLGEAKAMSVEVVPTGCLSLDIALGVGGVPRGRIVEIYGPESSGKTTLAQHIVAEVQKLGGTAAFVDAEHALDPDYAKKIGVQTNNLYISQPDTGEQALEIVETLVRSNAIDVIVVDSVAALTPKAEIEGDMGDSHMGLQARLMSQALRKLAGIISKSKTVIVFINQTRQKIGVFFGNPETTTGGMALKFYSSIRIEVRRAAQIKQGERVIGNRVKVKVVKNKVAAPFTTCEFDIMYNEGISISGDLIDSGVAEEVIKKSGNTYLFGEEKLGVGRETAKSFLRENPKIMKEVRKQIWDAVQARADS